In the Tetrapisispora phaffii CBS 4417 chromosome 7, complete genome genome, one interval contains:
- the PRS3 gene encoding ribose phosphate diphosphokinase subunit PRS3 (similar to Saccharomyces cerevisiae PRS3 (YHL011C); ancestral locus Anc_2.543), with protein sequence MPNNSIKLLAPDVHRGLAELVSKRLGMKLTDSKLKRDPTGEVTFSIGESVRDQDIYILTQIGAGDVNDRILELLIMINASKTASARRITAVIPNFPYARQDRKDKSRAPITAKLMADMLTTAGCDHVITMELHASQIQGFFDVPVDNLYAEPSVVKYIKENVNVSEAIIISPDAGGAKRAATLADRLDLNFALIHKERARANEVSRMVLVGDVTDKVCIIVDDMADTCGTLAKAAEVLLDNRAKSVIAIVTHGILSGNAINNINNSKLDRVVCTNTVPFEAKMRMCPKLAIIDISGVLAESIRRLHNGESISYLFKHYPL encoded by the coding sequence atgcCAAACAATTCGATTAAGCTGTTAGCTCCTGACGTTCACAGGGGTCTTGCGGAGCTGGTCTCGAAGAGACTGGGAATGAAGTTGACTGATAGTAAGTTGAAAAGAGATCCCACCGGTGAGGTTACTTTCTCCATTGGTGAATCTGTGAGAGATCAAGACATATACATTCTTACCCAGATCGGTGCTGGTGATGTAAATGACAGAATTCTAGAGTTGTTGATCATGATCAATGCATCTAAAACTGCCTCTGCAAGAAGAATCACCGCGGTCATTCCAAACTTTCCTTACGCTAGACAAGACAGAAAGGATAAATCTCGTGCTCCTATTACTGCTAAGTTGATGGCTGACATGCTGACCACAGCCGGTTGTGACCATGTTATCACCATGGAATTACACGCCTCTCAGATCCAAGGTTTCTTCGACGTGCCTGTAGATAACTTGTATGCCGAGCCAAGTGTCGTTAAATACATCAAGGAGAACGTCAACGTTTCTGAGGCTATCATCATCTCTCCTGATGCCGGTGGTGCTAAACGTGCTGCAACTTTAGCCGATCGTTTAGACCTAAATTTTGCATTAATCCATAAAGAAAGGGCTCGTGCTAACGAAGTTTCTCGTATGGTTTTAGTCGGTGATGTCACTGATAAAGTTTGTATCATCGTAGATGACATGGCTGATACATGTGGTACCCTAGCTAAGGCTGCTGAAGTCTTACTAGATAACAGAGCTAAATCTGTCATTGCTATAGTGACCCATGGTATTTTATCCGGTAATGCtattaataacattaacaATTCTAAATTAGATAGAGTTGTTTGCACTAACACAGTACCATTCGAAGCTAAGATGAGAATGTGTCCTAAGTTAGCTATTATAGATATTAGTGGTGTTTTGGCTGAAAGTATACGTCGTTTGCATAATGGTGAAAGTATTTCCTACTTATTCAAACATTATCCTCTATAG
- the TPHA0G03590 gene encoding haloacid dehalogenase superfamily protein (similar to Saccharomyces cerevisiae YKL033W-A; ancestral locus Anc_2.544) — MDGLLLNTEDIYTTSTNITLKQHGKKPMTWDLKIQLQGLPGPQASARVIEHYDLPLTPEEYMKESAELQKDLWATCAFLPGALELLKYLKSKNIPIALCTSSNKAKFVGKTSHLKDAFALFDAIVTGDDPRIPEGRGKPFPDIWHTGLSDLNNKFGTSILPEECMVFEDGIIGVKAGIAFGGHVIWVPHPEAIEFLPEPITILEDKGEMLTSLANIDLTKYSL; from the coding sequence ATGGATGGACTTCTGTTAAACACGGAAGATATCTATACGACGTCAACaaatataactttaaaACAACATGGGAAGAAACCGATGACATGGGATTTAAAAATACAGTTACAAGGTTTACCTGGACCACAAGCATCTGCTAGAGTAATTGAACATTATGATTTACCATTGACTCCAGAAGAATACATGAAAGAAAGTGCAGAACTACAAAAAGATCTATGGGCCACATGTGCATTTTTACCAGGTGCATTAGAGTTATTGAAGTATctaaaatcaaaaaatatccCAATAGCATTGTGTACCTCCTCTAATAAAGCCAAATTTGTTGGAAAGACTAGTCATTTAAAAGATGCCTTTGCTCTATTCGATGCTATTGTTACAGGTGATGACCCAAGAATTCCAGAAGGTAGAGGCAAGCCTTTCCCAGACATTTGGCATACGGGTTTATCTGATTTGAATAACAAGTTTGGCACATCAATACTTCCAGAAGAATGTATGGTATTCGAGGACGGGATCATAGGTGTCAAAGCAGGGATAGCTTTTGGTGGACACGTTATATGGGTCCCGCATCCTGAGGCGATAGAATTCCTTCCTGAACCAATCACTATCTTAGAAGACAAAGGTGAAATGCTTACATCATTGGCTAACATAGATTTAACTAAATATAGCTTGTAA
- the RPS20 gene encoding 40S ribosomal protein uS10 (similar to Saccharomyces cerevisiae RPS20 (YHL015W); ancestral locus Anc_2.550) translates to MSDIQKEKVEEQEQPQIIKIRITLTSTKVKQLENVANNIIRNAEQHRLVKKGPVRLPTKVLKISTRKTPNGEGSKTWETYEMRIHKRYIDLQAPVPIVRKITQITIEPGVDVEVVVSNSA, encoded by the coding sequence atgtctGACATCCAAAAGGAAAAAGttgaagaacaagaacaacCACAAATCATTAAGATTAGAATCACTCTAACTTCTACCAAGGTTAAGcaattagaaaatgttGCCAACAACATTATCAGAAACGCTGAACAACACAGATTAGTTAAGAAGGGTCCAGTCAGATTACCAACTAAGGTCTTAAAGATCTCCACCAGAAAGACTCCAAATGGTGAAGGTTCCAAGACTTGGGAAACTTACGAAATGAGAATCCACAAGAGATACATTGACTTACAAGCCCCAGTTCCAATTGTCAGAAAGATCACCCAAATCACTATTGAACCAGGTGTCGATGTCGAAGTTGTTGTTTCCAACTCCGCttaa